Part of the Anaerolineae bacterium genome, CGGCTCCAGATAGTTTTGATGGGCCGTTTGTTGCCGTTTTTCTCGTGCATCCGCAGCACGGCCAGGGCCAAGATAATCTGCACGCTCATGTCCTCGCGCCCGCCAAAAGCGCCGCCGATGGCGTCGTAAACCACCCGAATTCGCTCCGGCGGCAGATCCAAAGCGTGAGCAATTTGCTGCTGGTCTTCCCAGGTCCACTGCCCGGCGCAGTACACCGTGATCACGCCGTCATCGTCAATATAGGCCGAGCCTGCTTCCGGCTGCAAATAGGCATGCTCCTGAAACGGCGTGTGATAAACATCTTCAACCACCACGTTGCATTGAGACCACACCGATTTGGGATTGCCCTTACGAATGGATTTATAATCGGCAATGTTGTTGAGCACGTTGGGGTGAAGTTGGGGAGCGCGCCCGGACATAGCCTCCTGGGGATTGTCAACAATGGGTAAATCTTCATACCCCACTTTGATCAAATCTCTGGCCTGCGCCGCAATTTTTTCGCTTTCGGCAATGACCAGAGCCACCTGGTCGCCCACAAAACGAACAATGTCGCCGCCCTTTTTGTTGGAGCCAGGGCCGCATAAAACCGGCTGATCCGGGATTTGCAGGCCATATTGATTGACCGGAACATCTTTAGCCGTGAGCACCCCCATTACGCCGGGCAGGGCTTCGGCCTGGCTGGAGTCAATGCTGACCACCCGGGCGTGGGGCCGCCGGGCAAACAGGACTTTCAGCCACAGTTCGTCTTCATAGTTGCGGTCCCCCGGGTACAGGGTTTGACCGGTCACTTTGCCCAGGGCGTCAACCCGTTTGACAGATTTGCCGATGTATTTGTCAGTCATAAGTCATCTACCTGTTAAGATTAATGCCCACCGGCCTTTTCCAATGCTTTCAAAATTTTGTAATAACCCGTACAGCGACACAAATTGCCGGTGATGGCCTGCTTCAACTCGTCGCGGGTGGGACGGTCTCGTTCGTCCAAAAGCGAAACGCCACTCATAATAAAACCGGGGGTACAATAGCCGCATTGCACCGCGCCTTCATCAATAAAGGCTTGCTGCACCGGATGAAGTTTGTCACCGTCGGTCAGGCCCTCAATGGTGATAATTTTGCTGCCGTGAGCGCGAGGCGCGGGCACCAGGCAACTCATCACCGCGATACCGTCCAGGAAAACGGTGCAAGCGCCGCACTCGCCCTCGGCGCAGCCTTCCTTAGTGCCAATCAAGCCCACATCTTCGCGGAGCATACGCAGTAAGGTTTTGTCGGCGGCACCATGGATAGTGTGCATCTCCCCGTTGATGGTGGTCACAATCGGCTCATCGCCTGTTTCAGTGTGCGTTACCGTTTTATCGCCATGCAGGGTTGGAAAATAGCCATAGGTTTTGCCCCATAACATTACGGGTTTGGGCGGCATTGCATCCTGCTCGGTGCCCTCGCACAATTCCTCAAGGGCGCGGCGGGTCAGCACCTCGGTCATATAACGCCGGTACTCCGCCGAGCCGCGGATATCGCTAATGGGGGTAATGGTTTGAGCCGCCAACGCCCCGGCGCGAGTGATCACTTCGCGGGTCAGCACTTTGCCGGTCAAAAAACGTTCGGCATCCCCGGCGCGAATAATGGTTGGGGCTACACTGCCCAGCGTTACCCGCGCCTGGGTGATTGTGTCGGCCAGCATCGTAAGCACTACAGCCACGTTCACCACCGAGATAGCCTGAGCCTGGCGCAAACCCAACTTGAGAAAGGTGCCAATCTGGTAATTTTCCATAGCCGGAAAAACAATATCCACCATCATTTCATCCGGCTCAAGGGCCGTTTGGCGCACTCCCTGGAAAAATTCGACAAAGGTTAGGGTACGGCTGCCGCGCACGCTCTGGAGAGTTACTTTTGCGCCCAGCGCCCAGAGCGGGGTAATGGTATCATTGGCCGGAGAGGCTGTTACCAGATTTCCGGCAATGGTGCCGCGATTACGAATTTGCGGCGCTCCCACCTGCCAGCATGCTTTCACTAACGGAAAAGCCCGGCTAAAACAAACCTCTGAACCGACCACCTGGTTATGAGTGACCAGCGGTCCCAGGTGGATGAGTTTTTGCTCATCTTGGGTGATAACATCCAGGCTGGGAATACGGGAAATATCAATAACCACTTTGGACGACCGCAGGCCGCGCTCCAGCTCAATGAGCAAATCGGTGCCGCCGGCGACGAGACGCGCCTCGGCCTGATGTTTGGCTAAAAGCTTTAAGGCTTCCTCAAGCGTATGAGGGGTATGGTAAACTTGCCACATTGTTTGGTCCCTAATGAATAAATCTTGCAAAAAAGCCCCCTGGGTGGATTGCAGGGGGCGGTTTGGCGCCAATAACAGCTAAATCCGAAAGCCCCAACATCGGAACTAAATCATAATTTTAAGGGGATACCTTGCCAGCATTATAATGCTGACCGACAGGGGTGTCAATAATGATTCCAACTCAGGGTTTGCGCCGATTTTTAGGCCGTAGGATCGAGACAATATTCTGTCCTAACTGCCAAATTTTTAAGACGCATCCCCCAAACTGAAAATTCTATCGCGGAGTCAACTTATCGCCAACCAGGCTGACTGCCAGCGTTTTTGGGCCGGCCGTAACAAAATCAACCGATAACAGGGTATCATCGCCGCTGGGCGTAACAGCCAACACCACCCCTGGCCCAAAAATCGTGTGTTCCACCTCCATCCCCTCCACAAAAGAGACCTTGGCAACATTGGCAAGCGCAGCCGTTTGGCCTGGCTCCGGCACTTGATACAAGCGGTCCTGCCACAACTCGGCGTAGAGGTTTAAATCGCGTTCGCTCTTGATCCGGCGAGAAAGATTGGCTGCTTCTGCGCGGACCCGGCCGATCTGGCGAGATACTTCCGCTTTAGCGGCCCGTTGTTTGGCCCGGCTCAAGGCCAGGTCAATGGTTCCAAAAACGGCCTGGGGGTCGTGGCCAACATTGACCACAATCAGTTCAATACCGCGCGTTCGGCACACCTCGGCCCGGGCTTGAAGGCGAATTTTCTCTTGCTCTTCCTCTTCCAGGCTGAGGCGCTGGCGACGCTTGCCCGACAATCCTTCCAGGCGCACCGCCACCCCAATTTCTGGATAAAGCAGGTCCAATTTAAGCCGGCGGTTTGTGGCCGGGTTGACCAACCAGTCGGGAGAAACGTTGACCTTTGTCTCTACCTGGGCAAAAACACGGGCAAAAATCTCTCGCCAGGCATTGGCCACAACCCAGGCCGGCAAGTTTATATGTTTTGAATTCACGTACAACTCCACAACTTAAGATTCCCCGTAACTGCTCAAGCATGTCATTTCGAGCGCAGCGAGAAATCTCCTTGAAACCGTTCCTTGAAAAAGGAGATTTCTCGGCCTACGGCCTCGAAATGACATGGGGCTGAGTAGGAACAATTCCCCAACCCTACCGATGGAATCATAGCCCAAATATGAGCAAGGGGCAAAAGTGACCGGAGAGGGCCGGATAGGTCAAATTGCGTAGGCCATGCGGCTCATGGCCCTTACCATAAAGAATCGCCTGTTGGCCGATGTCAAAAAAGAACATTCGTTGTATACTGTAAGCGATAAATCGCGAGTAACTCCTCGCGCATCTCCTTCCTTCTTTCTGCCCAGAGGTTGGGCGTTCCCACCAACCTCTGGGCAAAATCTTTTTAAATCCCCTTGACAACAACCTGTGATACTGTGTCTTCGTTGACTCGTCCCCTGCCTCGTGTTATCATTACTCACAATGTTAAGATATACTTAAAACAGGCCAAAGAGCTTACGTAACACGAAATAAGGGAGCGGAAGAATGTACAATCAAAAGTATCATCAGTTTGACTCGTTTTATAATCACAAATTTGGTTTTCACATTACCGGCCCGCGGCAAGATGCGTTTGAGGCTGTGCTTCGGGTAAGGCCCAAAGTGGTAAAAACACTCGATTTCAGCGTTGAGGTGATGAAAGAGTTTCGAAAAGAAATCCCAGATATTTTTCTGATTGGCCGTTTGTTTGTTGACCCCCAAGACTACGGCCAACTCAGCGGCGGC contains:
- a CDS encoding FAD binding domain-containing protein encodes the protein MWQVYHTPHTLEEALKLLAKHQAEARLVAGGTDLLIELERGLRSSKVVIDISRIPSLDVITQDEQKLIHLGPLVTHNQVVGSEVCFSRAFPLVKACWQVGAPQIRNRGTIAGNLVTASPANDTITPLWALGAKVTLQSVRGSRTLTFVEFFQGVRQTALEPDEMMVDIVFPAMENYQIGTFLKLGLRQAQAISVVNVAVVLTMLADTITQARVTLGSVAPTIIRAGDAERFLTGKVLTREVITRAGALAAQTITPISDIRGSAEYRRYMTEVLTRRALEELCEGTEQDAMPPKPVMLWGKTYGYFPTLHGDKTVTHTETGDEPIVTTINGEMHTIHGAADKTLLRMLREDVGLIGTKEGCAEGECGACTVFLDGIAVMSCLVPAPRAHGSKIITIEGLTDGDKLHPVQQAFIDEGAVQCGYCTPGFIMSGVSLLDERDRPTRDELKQAITGNLCRCTGYYKILKALEKAGGH